A genomic stretch from Budorcas taxicolor isolate Tak-1 chromosome 15, Takin1.1, whole genome shotgun sequence includes:
- the TIMM10 gene encoding mitochondrial import inner membrane translocase subunit Tim10, with protein MDPLRAQQLAAELEVEMMADMYNRMTSACHRKCVPPHYKEAELSKGESVCLDRCVSKYLDIHERMGKKLTELSMQDEELMKRAQQSSGPV; from the exons ATGGACCCCCTCAGGGCCCAGCAGCTGGCCGCAGAGCTGGAGGTAGAGATGATGGCCGACATGTACAACAG AATGACCAGCGCCTGCCACCGGAAGTGCGTGCCTCCCCACTACAAGGAAGCAGAGCTGTCCAAGGGCGAGTCCGTGTGCCTGGACCGCTGTGTCTCCAAGTACCTGGACATCCATGAGCGGATGGGCAAGAAGCTGACAGAGCTGTCCATGCAGGATGAGGAGCTGATGAAGCGGGCGCAGCAGAGTTCTGGGCCTGTGTGA
- the SMTNL1 gene encoding smoothelin-like protein 1 isoform X1, giving the protein MEQKAGKASEDGATVPPAADAPETAGGGGSAEDEAAGPAESAARAGPAAAGQQERAPAEDGASAECPADGLGEAEAESQGEAELQQEDRGQGATTAAPRKTARKEQADSEPAGAAADGEGASAAGKRSADEKAARPGSRETVDVSGEARAEPKQASGAQEAEAGGGEAEGPGEAAAAPQEEGGQTEEPQAEAQEEAGAPAAQLDSPKAAVADAAKPEPQEEATEGVEPGGPDDEQDQGAGAEAEDGAGGPPSSPEGWPESPTEEGGSASPEGLSPDTAASEEPGPSASSDSSPSDVPQSPTEPPPSEEKKKEKAPERRVSAPTRPRGPRAQNRKAIVDKFGGAAAGPTALFRNTKAAGAAVGGVRNMLLEWCRAMTRNYEHVDIQNFSSSWGSGMAFCALIHKFFPDAFDYAALDPAQRRHNFTLAFSTAEKLADCAQLLEVDDMVRLAVPDSKCVYTYIQELYRSLVQKGLVKTKKK; this is encoded by the exons ATGGAGCAGAAGGCGGGGAAGGCCTCTGAGGACGGGGCCACTGTCCCCCCAGCCGCGGACGCTCCGGAGACCGCGGGAGGTGGCGGCTCTGCAGAGGACGAGGCCGCAGGCCCCGCTGAGAGTGCCGCCAGAGCAGGGCCGGCAGCGGCGGGACAGCAGGAGCGGGCCCCGGCTGAGGACGGCGCCTCCGCTGAATGCCCGGCAGACGGGCTGGGTGAGGCCGAGGCGGAATCCCAAGGCGAGGCTGAGCTTCAGCAGGAAGACCGGGGGCAGGGAGCGACCACCGCGGCCCCTCGGAAGACCGCCAGGAAAGAGCAGGCCGACTCTGAGCCCGCGGGGGCTGCAGCGGACGGGGAGGGCGCGTCGGCCGCTGGGAAGCGGAGCGCTGATGAGAAAGCGGCCAGGCCCGGGTCTAGGGAGACAGTCGACGTGAGCGGAGAGGCCCGGGCTGAGCCGAAGCAGGCTTCCGGGGCGCAGGAGGCCGAGGCTGGAGGCGGGGAGGCCGAAGGGCCGGGCGAGGCCGCCGCGGCCCCTCAGGAGGAGGGCGGCCAGACGGAGGAGCCCCAGGCTGAAGCCCAGGAGGAGGCCGGTGCGCCAGCGGCCCAGCTGGACTCTCCGAAGGCCGCCGTGGCGGACGCGGCCAAGCCCGAGCCACAGGAGGAGGCGACGGAGGGGGTG GAGCCAGGCGGTCCTGATGACGAGCAGGACCAGGGTGCAGGGGCAGAGGCTGAGGACGGGGCCGGGGGGCCTCCCAGCTCCCCGGAGGGATGGCCCGAGAGCCCCACGGAGGAGGGCGGCAGCGCCAGCCCAG AGGGGCTGAGCCCAGACACTGCCGCTTCTGAAGAACCCGGTCCTTCAGCCAG CAGTGACTCTTCGCCCAGCGATGTGCCCCAGAGCCCCACGGAGCCCCCTCCTTcagaggagaagaagaaagagaaggctcCAGAGCGCAGAGTGTCCGCTCCTACCCGGCCCCGGGGACCCCGAGCTCAGAACCGCAAGGCCATCGTGGACAAGTTCGGGGG GGCGGCCGCGGGCCCCACGGCCCTGTTCCGGAACACCAAGGCGGCGGGCGCGGCGGTGGGCGGCGTTCGGAACATGCTGCTGGAGTGGTGCCGCGCCATGACCAGGAACTATGAG CACGTGGACATCCAGAACTTCTCCTCGAGCTGGGGCAGCGGCATGGCCTTCTGCGCGCTCATCCACAAGTTTTTCCCCGACGCCTTTGACTATGCGGCGCTGGACCCCGCGCAGCGCCGCCACAACTTCACGCTGGCCTTCTCCACCGCAGA GAAACTGGCCGACTGCGCGCAGCTGCTGGAGGTGGACGACATGGTGCGGCTGGCGGTGCCCGACTCCAAGTGCGTCTACACCTACATCCAGGAGCTGTACCGCAGCCTCGTGCAGAAGGGGCTGGTGAAGACCAAGAAGAAATGA
- the SMTNL1 gene encoding smoothelin-like protein 1 isoform X2, with protein MEQKAGKASEDGATVPPAADAPETAGGGGSAEDEAAGPAESAARAGPAAAGQQERAPAEDGASAECPADGLGEAEAESQGEAELQQEDRGQGATTAAPRKTARKEQADSEPAGAAADGEGASAAGKRSADEKAARPGSRETVDVSGEARAEPKQASGAQEAEAGGGEAEGPGEAAAAPQEEGGQTEEPQAEAQEEAGAPAAQLDSPKAAVADAAKPEPQEEATEGVEPGGPDDEQDQGAGAEAEDGAGGPPSSPEGWPESPTEEGGSASPEGLSPDTAASEEPGPSASDSSPSDVPQSPTEPPPSEEKKKEKAPERRVSAPTRPRGPRAQNRKAIVDKFGGAAAGPTALFRNTKAAGAAVGGVRNMLLEWCRAMTRNYEHVDIQNFSSSWGSGMAFCALIHKFFPDAFDYAALDPAQRRHNFTLAFSTAEKLADCAQLLEVDDMVRLAVPDSKCVYTYIQELYRSLVQKGLVKTKKK; from the exons ATGGAGCAGAAGGCGGGGAAGGCCTCTGAGGACGGGGCCACTGTCCCCCCAGCCGCGGACGCTCCGGAGACCGCGGGAGGTGGCGGCTCTGCAGAGGACGAGGCCGCAGGCCCCGCTGAGAGTGCCGCCAGAGCAGGGCCGGCAGCGGCGGGACAGCAGGAGCGGGCCCCGGCTGAGGACGGCGCCTCCGCTGAATGCCCGGCAGACGGGCTGGGTGAGGCCGAGGCGGAATCCCAAGGCGAGGCTGAGCTTCAGCAGGAAGACCGGGGGCAGGGAGCGACCACCGCGGCCCCTCGGAAGACCGCCAGGAAAGAGCAGGCCGACTCTGAGCCCGCGGGGGCTGCAGCGGACGGGGAGGGCGCGTCGGCCGCTGGGAAGCGGAGCGCTGATGAGAAAGCGGCCAGGCCCGGGTCTAGGGAGACAGTCGACGTGAGCGGAGAGGCCCGGGCTGAGCCGAAGCAGGCTTCCGGGGCGCAGGAGGCCGAGGCTGGAGGCGGGGAGGCCGAAGGGCCGGGCGAGGCCGCCGCGGCCCCTCAGGAGGAGGGCGGCCAGACGGAGGAGCCCCAGGCTGAAGCCCAGGAGGAGGCCGGTGCGCCAGCGGCCCAGCTGGACTCTCCGAAGGCCGCCGTGGCGGACGCGGCCAAGCCCGAGCCACAGGAGGAGGCGACGGAGGGGGTG GAGCCAGGCGGTCCTGATGACGAGCAGGACCAGGGTGCAGGGGCAGAGGCTGAGGACGGGGCCGGGGGGCCTCCCAGCTCCCCGGAGGGATGGCCCGAGAGCCCCACGGAGGAGGGCGGCAGCGCCAGCCCAG AGGGGCTGAGCCCAGACACTGCCGCTTCTGAAGAACCCGGTCCTTCAGCCAG TGACTCTTCGCCCAGCGATGTGCCCCAGAGCCCCACGGAGCCCCCTCCTTcagaggagaagaagaaagagaaggctcCAGAGCGCAGAGTGTCCGCTCCTACCCGGCCCCGGGGACCCCGAGCTCAGAACCGCAAGGCCATCGTGGACAAGTTCGGGGG GGCGGCCGCGGGCCCCACGGCCCTGTTCCGGAACACCAAGGCGGCGGGCGCGGCGGTGGGCGGCGTTCGGAACATGCTGCTGGAGTGGTGCCGCGCCATGACCAGGAACTATGAG CACGTGGACATCCAGAACTTCTCCTCGAGCTGGGGCAGCGGCATGGCCTTCTGCGCGCTCATCCACAAGTTTTTCCCCGACGCCTTTGACTATGCGGCGCTGGACCCCGCGCAGCGCCGCCACAACTTCACGCTGGCCTTCTCCACCGCAGA GAAACTGGCCGACTGCGCGCAGCTGCTGGAGGTGGACGACATGGTGCGGCTGGCGGTGCCCGACTCCAAGTGCGTCTACACCTACATCCAGGAGCTGTACCGCAGCCTCGTGCAGAAGGGGCTGGTGAAGACCAAGAAGAAATGA